The following are encoded in a window of Flavobacterium psychrotrophum genomic DNA:
- a CDS encoding sigma-54-dependent transcriptional regulator produces the protein MKKILIIDDEEKLRNLTARIIRLEGFEVEEAADCKSGLKKVEKGEFDVVLCDVRLPDGNGVDLVPEIIARSPGTEVILITAYGNIPDGVQAIKNGAFNYIVKGDENNKIIPLIHNAIEKSHLTKKVARLEARLDTTFSFGKIIGVSAEIAEASDLAKKASSSDITVLLTGETGTGKEVFANAIHQNSNRKSENFLAINCSAISHDLLESELFGHKEGAFTGALRNKKGLLLEADKGTVFLDEIGEMPLDLQAKLLRVLETGEFLPVGDTKPQKTNIRIIAATNRNLKEEIERGKFRMDLYYRLSVFKIHLPPLRDRVSDIELLANHFLQQFAEKNNKAIKPMAGKIIQLLRYYDWPGNIRELRNVIERSVTLENTCELQIDNLPSEIKEQLEPGNNTNVLSAFSLASAEKLHIQKVLNYTNGNKSDAAKLLKIGIATLYRKVDEYKLQ, from the coding sequence ATGAAAAAAATACTAATAATAGATGATGAGGAAAAACTTCGTAACCTTACTGCGCGTATTATAAGGCTGGAAGGTTTTGAAGTTGAAGAAGCCGCAGATTGTAAATCAGGACTGAAAAAAGTCGAAAAAGGGGAATTTGACGTTGTGCTATGCGATGTGAGGCTGCCGGATGGCAATGGCGTAGATCTTGTGCCTGAAATTATAGCGCGCTCCCCCGGAACCGAAGTGATATTAATTACAGCATACGGCAACATTCCTGATGGTGTACAGGCCATAAAGAATGGAGCGTTTAATTATATTGTAAAAGGCGATGAAAATAACAAAATCATACCGCTGATACATAATGCTATAGAAAAAAGCCATCTTACAAAAAAAGTTGCCCGCCTTGAGGCCCGGTTAGATACCACATTCTCTTTTGGGAAAATAATAGGTGTATCGGCAGAAATTGCAGAAGCCAGTGATCTTGCAAAGAAAGCCAGCAGTTCAGACATTACGGTGTTGCTTACAGGTGAAACGGGTACAGGTAAAGAAGTTTTTGCTAATGCCATACACCAAAACAGTAACCGAAAGTCAGAAAATTTTTTAGCTATAAATTGTTCTGCCATTAGTCATGACCTTCTTGAAAGCGAGCTTTTTGGCCATAAAGAAGGCGCTTTTACAGGTGCTTTAAGAAACAAAAAAGGGTTACTGCTGGAGGCCGACAAAGGCACGGTGTTTCTTGACGAAATAGGAGAGATGCCACTTGACTTGCAGGCGAAGCTATTGCGTGTGCTCGAAACAGGGGAGTTTTTACCGGTAGGTGATACCAAACCCCAAAAAACAAATATCCGTATCATAGCCGCTACAAACCGTAATCTTAAAGAGGAAATTGAACGCGGAAAATTCAGGATGGATCTTTATTACAGGCTATCCGTTTTTAAGATTCACCTGCCGCCTTTAAGGGATCGTGTTTCAGATATTGAATTGCTCGCCAATCATTTCCTGCAGCAATTTGCAGAAAAGAATAATAAGGCTATTAAACCAATGGCCGGTAAAATAATCCAGCTGTTACGGTATTATGACTGGCCCGGTAACATACGGGAACTGCGCAATGTTATTGAACGTAGCGTAACCCTGGAAAATACCTGCGAATTACAGATTGATAACCTGCCATCTGAAATAAAAGAACAGTTAGAGCCAGGAAACAACACAAATGTATTATCTGCATTCTCTCTGGCATCAGCCGAAAAATTGCACATACAAAAGGTGCTTAACTATACCAATGGAAACAAATCTGATGCTGCAAAGCTTTTAAAGATAGGTATTGCAACACTTTACCGTAAGGTAGATGAGTACAAGCTGCAATAG
- a CDS encoding K(+)-transporting ATPase subunit C, whose amino-acid sequence MKTIFQTLKITLLGIICFSGVYTMIVYGAAQIMPNRGKGNQITANGKTYYTNIAQAFTKEEYFWPRPSAVDYNAAGSAGSNKGPSNADYLAQVQTRIDSFLIKNPGIEKKDIPAEMVTASGSGLDPHISPQAAKVQVKRVAKARNLSEAIVQKTVDEHTEKPLLGPAVINVLELNLALDK is encoded by the coding sequence ATGAAAACAATTTTCCAGACTTTAAAAATAACGCTGCTGGGCATCATTTGCTTTTCCGGTGTATATACAATGATTGTATATGGGGCGGCACAGATAATGCCCAACCGTGGCAAGGGTAACCAGATTACAGCAAACGGTAAAACCTACTATACTAATATAGCACAGGCGTTTACTAAAGAAGAATATTTTTGGCCCCGCCCCAGCGCTGTTGATTATAACGCAGCCGGATCGGCAGGTAGTAATAAAGGCCCGTCTAATGCAGATTATCTTGCCCAGGTGCAAACCCGTATCGACTCCTTTCTAATTAAAAACCCGGGGATAGAAAAAAAAGATATCCCTGCTGAAATGGTAACCGCAAGCGGTAGCGGCCTTGACCCGCATATTTCGCCCCAAGCGGCAAAGGTACAGGTAAAACGCGTGGCAAAAGCCCGTAACCTGAGTGAGGCGATAGTACAAAAAACAGTTGATGAACATACCGAGAAGCCGCTTCTTGGGCCAGCTGTAATTAACGTGTTAGAACTTAACCTGGCACTTGACAAATAA
- a CDS encoding outer membrane beta-barrel protein — MRTLSTLALTLTAALGLQAQIDSTATKKIPFEGMDLSWINGQNRQTNFPLQLQDKDGETIITGVAYVDAYYNYDFHKPKDNTHTISSAIGRSNEFTINMASIGLETNYKNIIGRLWLQYGQMASIVQDLDGTVGHGRNTSVNNLKYIREAAAGYHFDVAYGLNVEMGIFMSYIGLESYVLGENWNYQRSSVCDFTPFYFQGARAQFYPSKKFKQEIWLLNGWQTYNGWNQGLGIGSSSYYRPNEDLQLVANFYLNGQDTRNNKDAKRFHHDNSVVARYFKDKESTGISQAAFSLNTHYGFQSGGGLKAKDNHFIGTSLANRVWFNKNKMAITLRGDVLTNPGTYLAFSPSPVADNDFNDALAEGKDLKMFQGTATFDVMPNDFVTFRLEYGYRSSNMPYFAGPGGTTSPDGWVDTPTNGWRPDLKKSENRITLAVNFRL; from the coding sequence ATGAGAACGCTAAGCACTTTAGCATTAACCCTTACTGCGGCACTTGGCCTGCAGGCGCAAATTGATTCTACAGCAACAAAAAAAATCCCTTTTGAAGGTATGGACCTGAGCTGGATAAACGGCCAGAACAGGCAGACCAATTTTCCGCTACAGTTACAGGACAAAGACGGAGAAACTATTATAACCGGGGTGGCATATGTAGATGCGTACTACAATTACGATTTCCACAAACCAAAAGACAATACCCATACCATCTCTTCGGCTATAGGGCGCAGTAATGAGTTTACCATCAACATGGCAAGTATTGGTTTGGAAACCAACTACAAAAACATCATTGGCCGTTTATGGCTGCAATATGGCCAAATGGCCTCTATTGTACAGGATCTTGACGGTACTGTGGGTCATGGACGCAATACCAGTGTTAACAACCTTAAATATATACGTGAGGCAGCAGCCGGTTACCATTTTGATGTGGCCTATGGCCTTAATGTTGAAATGGGTATTTTCATGAGCTACATAGGCCTTGAAAGTTATGTATTGGGCGAAAACTGGAATTACCAGCGTAGCAGTGTATGTGATTTTACACCATTCTACTTTCAGGGAGCCAGGGCGCAGTTTTATCCTTCAAAAAAATTCAAGCAGGAAATCTGGTTACTTAACGGGTGGCAAACATATAACGGCTGGAACCAGGGTCTTGGTATTGGTTCATCGAGCTACTACCGCCCTAATGAAGACCTGCAGCTTGTGGCTAACTTTTACCTTAACGGGCAGGATACTCGTAACAACAAAGATGCAAAACGTTTCCACCATGACAATAGTGTTGTAGCGCGTTATTTTAAAGACAAAGAAAGTACAGGTATTTCTCAGGCTGCCTTTAGTTTAAACACGCACTACGGCTTCCAGAGCGGAGGTGGGTTAAAGGCAAAAGACAATCACTTTATAGGGACATCATTAGCAAACCGTGTGTGGTTCAATAAAAATAAGATGGCAATAACACTCCGTGGAGATGTACTTACAAATCCGGGTACTTATCTTGCCTTTTCACCATCACCTGTAGCCGATAATGATTTTAATGATGCACTGGCAGAGGGTAAAGACCTGAAAATGTTCCAGGGAACGGCTACATTTGATGTTATGCCAAATGACTTTGTTACCTTTAGGCTTGAATACGGCTACAGGAGTAGTAATATGCCTTATTTTGCCGGACCAGGAGGTACCACAAGCCCTGATGGTTGGGTAGATACTCCTACCAATGGCTGGAGGCCTGATCTTAAAAAATCAGAGAACAGGATAACACTTGCAGTTAACTTTAGGTTATAG
- the kdpA gene encoding potassium-transporting ATPase subunit KdpA produces MNTEIIGIFFMFALTLLIGVPLGRYIARVYLGNATFLNGIFNPFEKLFYRIGGIDPDEEMDWKKHLKVMLSFNFIWFVLGMAVLMCQGWLPLNPDQNPNMSPDLAFNTSISFVVNCNLQHYSGETGVSYLSQLFLMFLQFVSAATGMAAAAILFNALREKTTQKLGNFYVYFIKSCTRILLPLSIVVALILVFSGTPMTFDGKQDMVTLEGKTAQVSTGPAAAFVAIKHLGTNGGGFFGANSAHPLENPNYFTNMVEMIAQMVIPFAMIFALGFYLKRRRLSYMIFGVMTVGFLLLVVPTVITEMQGNPAISQMGIDTSAGATEGKETRFGAAASGYWSIATTVISTGSVNSMHDSSMPLSGMTQMLGMMVNCFYGGCGVGLLNFYIFIILAVFISGLMVGRTPEFLGKKIEAREMKIAMIIALLHTLLILAGTALSTHFAEYGASTLNNPGFHGFSEILYEFTSSAANNGSGFEGLGDSNPWWNITTGVVLLLSRFLPIIGPIAIAGILASRKHIPESAGTLKTDTSTFGLMVFAVIAIIVALSFFPALALGPIAEYFSLS; encoded by the coding sequence ATGAACACAGAAATTATCGGAATCTTCTTTATGTTTGCCCTTACGCTACTTATTGGCGTTCCGCTGGGCAGGTATATTGCAAGGGTCTACCTGGGTAATGCTACATTTTTAAATGGCATTTTTAACCCGTTTGAAAAATTATTTTACCGCATAGGCGGTATAGATCCAGACGAAGAAATGGACTGGAAGAAGCATCTTAAGGTAATGCTTTCATTCAACTTTATCTGGTTCGTATTAGGTATGGCAGTACTTATGTGCCAGGGGTGGTTACCACTAAATCCTGACCAAAACCCTAACATGAGCCCCGACCTGGCTTTTAATACTTCAATATCGTTTGTAGTAAACTGCAACCTGCAACATTACTCCGGCGAAACCGGCGTAAGCTATCTTAGCCAGCTGTTCCTTATGTTTTTACAGTTTGTTTCAGCAGCCACAGGTATGGCGGCAGCGGCAATATTGTTTAATGCACTACGCGAAAAAACGACCCAAAAATTAGGCAATTTCTATGTATACTTCATAAAATCGTGTACACGTATTTTACTGCCGCTATCAATTGTAGTAGCCCTGATTCTTGTATTTAGTGGCACGCCAATGACTTTTGATGGCAAGCAGGATATGGTTACGCTGGAAGGTAAAACCGCACAGGTATCTACCGGGCCTGCGGCGGCATTTGTAGCCATCAAACATCTGGGTACTAACGGTGGTGGTTTTTTTGGTGCTAACTCGGCACACCCGTTAGAGAACCCTAACTATTTTACAAATATGGTAGAAATGATAGCCCAGATGGTTATTCCGTTTGCCATGATATTCGCATTGGGCTTCTACCTTAAACGCAGGCGTTTATCCTATATGATATTTGGTGTAATGACCGTTGGCTTCCTGTTATTGGTTGTCCCTACAGTTATTACAGAGATGCAGGGCAACCCTGCCATCAGTCAAATGGGTATTGATACTTCGGCCGGAGCTACAGAAGGTAAAGAAACCCGCTTTGGGGCAGCAGCTTCAGGATATTGGAGTATTGCTACCACAGTTATCTCTACAGGTTCTGTCAACTCAATGCACGATAGCAGTATGCCACTTTCGGGTATGACCCAAATGCTGGGCATGATGGTCAACTGCTTTTACGGAGGTTGCGGTGTAGGCTTGCTTAACTTCTACATCTTCATAATACTTGCGGTATTTATCAGTGGGCTTATGGTGGGGCGCACGCCTGAGTTTTTAGGTAAAAAAATTGAAGCCCGCGAAATGAAGATTGCCATGATAATTGCCCTACTACACACCTTGCTTATACTGGCAGGAACGGCACTTTCTACCCATTTTGCCGAGTATGGCGCCAGCACGCTGAACAATCCCGGCTTCCATGGCTTTAGTGAGATACTATATGAGTTTACCTCATCGGCAGCCAACAATGGTAGTGGTTTTGAAGGCCTTGGCGACAGCAACCCCTGGTGGAACATCACTACCGGTGTAGTACTGTTGCTATCACGATTTTTGCCAATCATTGGGCCAATCGCCATAGCAGGTATCCTGGCATCTAGAAAACATATCCCTGAGAGCGCGGGTACCCTTAAAACAGATACGTCCACATTCGGCCTTATGGTATTTGCAGTAATTGCCATAATCGTAGCGCTGTCTTTCTTCCCTGCACTGGCGTTAGGCCCTATTGCAGAATACTTTTCACTTTCATAA
- a CDS encoding DUF7674 family protein has translation MKNHVKTVSTKAAQFAEITKAFIKQGNINRARKCLEIAELLFTTGSNETKNAIGNVYVFSVSTFMEIRNCRVANLFPPQLSKEYVSQINATGV, from the coding sequence ATGAAAAATCATGTAAAGACAGTTAGTACAAAAGCTGCCCAATTTGCTGAGATAACAAAAGCCTTTATTAAGCAGGGAAATATTAACAGGGCCCGTAAGTGTCTTGAAATTGCCGAACTACTCTTTACTACCGGCAGCAACGAAACCAAAAATGCCATAGGCAACGTTTACGTATTTTCGGTTTCCACTTTTATGGAGATACGCAACTGCAGGGTAGCTAATCTTTTCCCTCCGCAGCTAAGCAAAGAATATGTTTCACAAATTAATGCCACCGGCGTTTAA
- the kdpB gene encoding potassium-transporting ATPase subunit KdpB — protein sequence MSAKNKSLFQKALVKDALKESFVKLNPKTLVHNPIMFTVEVGTLVMFFVCIWILTGETGQGTFTYNFVVFLILFFTLLFANFAEAIAEARGKAQADSLRKTREETPAKKVEPVGEMYVDEVQIVPSSSLKKGDVFVCEPGDIIPTDGEIIEGLATIDESAITGESAPVIREAGGDKSSVTGGTKVLSDKIKVQVTTNAGESFLDKMIALVEGASRQKTPNEIALTILLAGFTLVFIIVCVTLKPFADFANAPITIAAFISLFVCLIPTTIGGLLSAIGIAGMDRALRANVITKSGKAVETAGDIDVLLLDKTGTITIGNRKATHFHLAKGVVGSDFIDAAVLSSLSDDTPEGKSIIELAGKDPKSYNIKQPTFIKFTAETRSSGIDFDGIRIRKGAYDAIKNLVEKAGNPFPESVTKKIHEVSGNGGTPLVVSKNEQVLGVIELQDIIKTGISERFDRLRKMGVKTVMVTGDNPLTAKYIAEKAGVDDFIAEARPEDKMNYIKAEQAKGKLVAMMGDGTNDAPALAQADVGVAMNSGTQAAKEAGNMVDLDNDPTKLIEIVEIGKQLLMTRGTLTTFSIANDVAKYFAIIPALFIAAIPALQGLNIMNLHSPESAILSAVIFNAIVIPLLIPLALKGVAYKPIGASALLRRNLLIYGLGGIIAPFIGIKLIDLLVAVFI from the coding sequence ATGAGCGCTAAAAATAAATCACTGTTCCAAAAGGCCCTTGTAAAAGATGCCCTTAAGGAATCGTTTGTAAAGCTTAACCCTAAAACACTGGTGCACAACCCTATTATGTTTACGGTTGAAGTTGGTACCCTGGTAATGTTCTTTGTGTGTATCTGGATACTAACCGGAGAAACAGGACAAGGCACCTTTACATACAATTTTGTTGTTTTTCTAATATTGTTTTTTACGCTGCTCTTTGCCAACTTTGCCGAAGCCATAGCTGAGGCACGTGGCAAGGCGCAGGCGGATAGCCTTAGGAAAACGCGCGAGGAAACCCCGGCTAAAAAAGTAGAGCCGGTAGGGGAGATGTATGTAGACGAAGTACAAATCGTACCTTCATCATCACTCAAAAAAGGCGATGTATTTGTTTGCGAGCCGGGCGATATTATCCCTACCGATGGTGAGATAATAGAAGGCCTTGCTACGATTGACGAAAGTGCCATAACAGGCGAGAGCGCACCGGTAATTCGTGAGGCAGGTGGCGATAAAAGCTCTGTTACAGGAGGAACAAAAGTACTTTCTGATAAAATAAAAGTACAGGTTACTACTAATGCCGGCGAGAGTTTTCTTGATAAGATGATTGCACTTGTAGAAGGTGCCAGTCGCCAGAAAACCCCTAACGAAATTGCGCTTACCATACTACTGGCCGGTTTTACGCTGGTGTTTATAATAGTGTGCGTTACCCTTAAGCCTTTTGCAGATTTTGCTAATGCCCCTATTACTATAGCGGCGTTTATATCCTTGTTTGTTTGCCTTATACCTACCACTATAGGTGGACTGCTTTCGGCAATTGGCATTGCGGGTATGGACCGTGCCTTGCGCGCCAACGTAATTACAAAGTCGGGTAAGGCAGTAGAAACCGCGGGAGATATAGATGTACTGTTACTTGATAAAACAGGTACCATAACTATAGGCAACCGTAAAGCGACACACTTTCATCTTGCAAAAGGCGTTGTGGGCAGCGATTTTATTGATGCGGCAGTATTAAGCTCGCTGAGCGATGACACTCCGGAAGGTAAATCCATAATCGAACTGGCCGGTAAAGACCCTAAAAGCTATAACATAAAGCAACCTACATTCATAAAGTTTACCGCCGAAACCCGTAGCTCAGGCATCGATTTTGATGGTATCCGCATTCGTAAAGGGGCTTATGACGCTATCAAAAACCTGGTAGAAAAAGCAGGTAACCCGTTTCCTGAATCTGTTACCAAAAAAATCCATGAGGTTTCGGGTAATGGAGGCACGCCACTGGTAGTAAGCAAAAACGAACAGGTACTAGGCGTAATAGAATTACAGGACATTATAAAAACGGGTATCTCTGAACGGTTTGACCGCCTGCGCAAAATGGGTGTAAAAACGGTTATGGTTACCGGAGATAACCCGCTTACCGCTAAGTATATTGCCGAAAAGGCAGGTGTAGATGATTTTATTGCCGAAGCAAGGCCTGAAGATAAGATGAACTACATCAAGGCAGAGCAGGCCAAAGGCAAGCTTGTAGCCATGATGGGCGACGGTACTAACGATGCCCCGGCACTAGCCCAGGCAGATGTGGGTGTAGCTATGAACAGCGGAACACAGGCAGCTAAAGAGGCCGGTAACATGGTAGACCTTGATAACGACCCTACCAAGCTTATTGAAATTGTAGAGATAGGCAAGCAATTGCTAATGACACGTGGAACACTTACCACCTTTAGTATTGCTAATGATGTAGCCAAGTACTTTGCCATAATACCTGCATTGTTTATAGCAGCCATACCGGCACTACAGGGGCTTAACATTATGAACCTGCACAGCCCGGAGAGCGCCATATTATCGGCAGTGATATTTAATGCTATTGTAATTCCATTGCTGATTCCACTTGCACTAAAAGGCGTGGCCTATAAACCCATAGGCGCTTCTGCGCTACTGCGCCGCAACCTGCTCATTTATGGCCTGGGAGGTATCATAGCCCCTTTTATAGGCATCAAACTGATTGACCTTCTTGTGGCTGTATTTATTTAA
- a CDS encoding sensor protein KdpD — MDTEKENNVRHFLDLIQKSRRGKFKVYIGMSAGVGKTFRMLQEAHSLLRNGIDVKIGYIETHNRKETHDLLDGLPVIPRRSIFYKGKYLEELDVQAIINLRPEVVIVDELAHTNIEGSKNEKRWQDVMEILEAGINVISALNIQHIESLNEDVYEITGIEVKERVPDSALKAADEVVNIDLTADELITRLKEGKIYTADKISNALSNFFKAEHILQLRELALKEVASQVERKVESEVTGLKNFKQERFMACISSNHVTAKTVIRKTARLANYYHSKWFLLYVETPAEEPDRIALDKQRHLINNFKLATELGAEIIKVQHSRVATAITKQAEERKITTICIGKPHLTLFKVILSTNIFNALLTKLSSSDTDLIILS; from the coding sequence GTGGATACAGAAAAGGAAAATAATGTAAGGCATTTTCTCGACCTGATACAAAAATCAAGGCGGGGCAAGTTTAAAGTCTACATCGGCATGAGTGCCGGTGTAGGCAAAACTTTTCGCATGCTACAGGAAGCGCACAGCTTACTGCGCAACGGTATAGATGTAAAAATTGGCTATATTGAAACCCACAACAGAAAAGAAACCCACGATCTTTTAGATGGCTTGCCGGTAATACCGCGCAGGTCTATTTTTTATAAAGGCAAGTACCTTGAAGAACTGGATGTGCAGGCCATTATTAACCTGCGCCCCGAGGTGGTTATTGTTGATGAACTTGCCCATACCAATATTGAAGGCAGCAAGAACGAAAAACGCTGGCAGGATGTAATGGAAATACTGGAAGCGGGCATAAATGTAATCAGCGCCCTGAATATACAACATATTGAAAGCCTTAATGAAGATGTGTACGAAATAACCGGTATAGAAGTTAAAGAGCGTGTACCCGATAGTGCGCTAAAAGCTGCTGATGAAGTGGTTAATATAGACCTTACGGCAGATGAACTGATTACCCGACTAAAAGAAGGCAAAATCTACACTGCTGACAAAATATCTAATGCACTAAGTAACTTTTTCAAGGCAGAGCATATATTGCAACTGCGTGAGCTGGCCCTTAAGGAAGTAGCCAGCCAGGTAGAGCGAAAGGTAGAGAGTGAAGTTACAGGTCTCAAAAATTTTAAACAAGAGCGTTTTATGGCGTGTATAAGCAGCAATCATGTAACAGCTAAAACCGTTATACGTAAAACGGCAAGGCTGGCTAATTACTACCATAGTAAATGGTTTTTGCTGTATGTGGAAACACCTGCCGAAGAACCGGACAGGATTGCCCTTGACAAGCAACGTCATCTTATAAACAATTTTAAACTGGCTACCGAACTGGGTGCCGAAATTATTAAAGTACAGCACTCCCGGGTAGCGACTGCCATAACAAAACAGGCAGAAGAAAGAAAAATTACCACAATATGTATTGGCAAGCCGCATCTTACCTTGTTTAAGGTAATTTTGTCTACTAATATATTTAATGCCCTGCTCACTAAACTCTCATCAAGCGATACAGATTTAATTATCTTAAGTTAA